In Pseudophryne corroboree isolate aPseCor3 chromosome 3 unlocalized genomic scaffold, aPseCor3.hap2 SUPER_3_unloc_63, whole genome shotgun sequence, one genomic interval encodes:
- the LOC134984555 gene encoding gastrula zinc finger protein XlCGF17.1-like, whose translation MEILPYKGVELFGEVSCSECGKCFSWKSHLVTHQSSHTGEKPFSCSECGKCFTQKSALVTHQRRHTGEMPFSCSECGKCFAFKSYLVIHQISHTGEKPYSCSECGKCFVWKSDLVTHQRSHTGEKPYSCSECGKCFAFKSYLVPHQRSHTGEMPFACSECGKCFAFKSALVRHQRSHTGEKPYSCSECGKCFVRKSDLVTHQRSHTGEKPYSCSECGKCFAQKSNLVTHQRSHTGEKPYSCSECGKCFAQKSNLVTHQRSHTGEKPFSCCERNKSALVEHIRHYPSTEPFTSSGV comes from the exons atggagattttgccttataaaggggtggagctgtttggggaag tttcctgttctgagtgtgggaaatgtttttcatggaaatcacatcttgttacacatcagagtagtcacacaggtgagaagccattttcatgttctgagtgtgggaaatgttttacacagaaatcagctcttgttacacatcagagacgtcacacaggtgagatgccgttttcctgttctgagtgtgggaaatgtttcgcatttaaatcatatcttgttatacatcagataagtcatacaggtgagaagccgtattcctgttctgagtgtgggaaatgttttgtatggaaatcagatcttgtcacacatcagagaagtcacacaggtgagaagccatattcctgttctgagtgtgggaaatgttttgcatttaaatcatatcttgttccacatcagagaagtcacacaggtgaaatgcCGTttgcctgttctgagtgtgggaaatgtttcgcatttaaatcagctcttgttagacatcagagaagtcacacaggtgagaagccgtattcctgttctgagtgtgggaaatgttttgtacggaaatcagatcttgtcacacatcagagaagtcacacaggtgagaagccgtattcctgttctgagtgtgggaaatgttttgcacagaaatcaaatcttgttacacatcagaggagtcacacaggtgagaagccgtattcctgttctgagtgtgggaaatgttttgcacagaaatcaaatcttgttacacatcagagaagtcacacaggtgaaaagccattttcatgctgtgagagaaataaatccgctcttgttgaacacattagacattacccaagtacggaaccatttacatcttctggagtataa